A stretch of Lathyrus oleraceus cultivar Zhongwan6 chromosome 6, CAAS_Psat_ZW6_1.0, whole genome shotgun sequence DNA encodes these proteins:
- the LOC127096905 gene encoding glutaredoxin-C6: MQDLRRYSNDTVHLDLGTTTTTTMITTTTSSSSSSSLSMDIDESAETKIQRLISEHPVIIFTRSSCCMCHVMKKLLSTIGVNPTVIELDDNEIASLPHDDDHLAFASALRNRSPAVFIGGACVGGLESLVALHVSGHLVPKLVQIGALYV; the protein is encoded by the coding sequence ATGCAAGACCTACGCCGTTACTCAAACGACACCGTTCATCTCGACCTCGGCACCACCACAACCACCACCATGATCACCACCACAACCTCTTCCTCCTCCTCCTCTTCCTTATCCATGGACATCGACGAATCCGCCGAAACGAAAATCCAACGTCTCATATCAGAGCATCCCGTCATCATCTTCACTCGATCTTCTTGCTGCATGTGCCACGTCATGAAGAAGCTTCTCTCCACCATCGGTGTTAATCCAACCGTCATCGAATTAGACGACAACGAGATCGCTTCTCTCCCTCATGATGACGATCACCTTGCTTTTGCTTCCGCTCTTCGTAACCGCTCTCCTGCTGTCTTCATCGGTGGCGCCTGCGTCGGCGGACTTGAGTCGCTTGTTGCTCTTCACGTCAGCGGTCATCTCGTCCCCAAACTTGTTCAAATCGGTGCTCTCTATGTATAA